CAGGGTATAAATTGTAATAAATGGGTAAAGAGTGATTGTGGCAAAATGTTACTCCCATATTTAATTGAGGTAGATTCTCTTTATCACGATTGTAACCCCATTCTATAAAATCAACGTTTGTAGAGTAGCTGGAAATAGAAGTTATATCGTAAAATATCCCGCTGATTGGCTTTAAATGTTCTATCCATTTTTGAACAAACTCTACCCTTTGTGATTGCGATCTTCCCAAAATATCACACAGTTTTGATATGTCAGGAGAATACATCTTTTTAACTCTCGGCAAATTATGCTCATCAAGCCAATAAGGAAACAGGTACAAGGCCGAGGCTTCTATAATTTCATAAAATGCTAATGCTAATATCTCTTGATAGTTATCAGGAAAGAGAGATTTTAAAATCTCCGTCAATCCAAGCTTGTCTGATAAAAATCTTAGCAAAAAGACGTTGCCTTGTCCTTTTGAGACCAAACTGGAACGGATTTGCTTGGTTTTATCCTTATTTACGTTCCGTTTTGGACCGATATAGGTTCTTCGTTGACGTGATTGCTTTTTTGCTTTATCCCAGTAACTTTCTACCTTGTAGAGGTATATCCTACCTTTTATTTTCTGCTCTACAGTATAAGCCATAGTATTAACTATTTAATAACTAGTAAATAGCCGTATAGTACGGTATATACAGTATTAATGCAAATATTAATTCATGGTTATTAACTATTTCTCCAATTCAGGCTAAAGTCCAAGAAAACATAATCAAAACGATCCTCTTCTGACAAATTATTATTAAAATTAGATATTATGAAATGAATATTTGCGAGGGACAACACTATTTACCTCATTACCAGACGAATTTGAGAACCATCAGACCGAGGTATGCGGATTCTGGAACGTTTCGCTCTCCATCAACGAGAATTTGTCCTGCCGTTGACACATCGAGGATTCGGAGCGCCGCACTCTGAATCGAAGACGGGAGTTTGATCCGTTACCCATCAACTCGAAGATGTAGAGCTCTGTACGTACCAGATCCTCAAAGTCCGCATCTATAGAATATGTGTTCTGATAGCAAGCCATTACTCACCCTTGTTTTGCTTCGAATATACCATGCAGGTGCCATAGTCCCAGGAGCTTTCCTGGGCAATGGCTCCAATGATCTTCTTGTTAGCCCAGGTTACTTTCATGCTGGTCTTTTAGTTGTTTTTACATAAAACGGATAGCTACTCCAGAAGACCCTAAGAAACTAATGAGTTTTTCTGAATAATAAGGATAGCATCCTTCACTCCAAAAGTATTTTTTACACCGCCTACCGATACTATGAGAAAATCAAACTGATAGATTTTTTGCCTGCTCTGTAACTAATTGCTTACAATCGGGGTCTATAGACGTAACCGATTTGTTGCAGAAAGTATGCCCCAATTGGAGCAACCGTCCTTCCAGAGAGAACTGCAGATCACATTCCCGCTTCATACCTGAAACTAATTCATGAATATCTGGCAACCAGTTAAATTTTTTCTTCTGGTCAAATAAGGTAACGCAAAACCTTGATGCATTCAAGTTTAAGGCTGCTGTCAACCCACCATACCCTCCACTAATGATGCCAACTCGATAGTGATCATTAACATATTTATTCTTTATAAACTTTTTAATCATAGATTATGTGTATAACATTTAATCTCCTCCCGCCTGTTTCCTAGACACATACACTTACCATGTACATTTAATACATGGTAAGTGTATGATAAAGTCATGTTGACTATAAAACAATTTTGTTTAAATTAGGTATTTTTAAACATTTATTTTTCTGCAATGAGATATAATATTCAAAGTTTAATTCCATGGAGTATTGTAATGAGAAGCAACAATTACCTTACTTTAATTTCTCCCTTTTACCTTCCAGAAACTTCATTTAACAAAAATCGTAATTTTTATGCAGTGACACTGTGTATTAATGGTCAACTAAATCTTCAAACAAAATTAATTATCTTACTAAGTGTAAAAATTTTTAATGTTAATATCTTTTAATTCAAACTAAAGGTAACACACTCTCAGATGAAAAAAATGGCTAATACCATAATGATAGTAGATGATGGATCAAACCTTACATTTCTTGATAAGTTCGTTACAAAAGAAAAATTACTAAAGAAAATTACAGCAAAGACAGGATAGAAAGCAATAGTTTCGTAATTATTCTTTTCTACACATTATGGATATCTGCGAGTCACAATAATGAACATAAAAAACAAAATATTATCCAGATTTTTATTTCCTTCTATTTTAACCATAATTGTTTTGATAGTATTTTGTTATATTTATTCCTATAAAGTGGTAAGAAAAAATACCTATTATCAATTAGAGATAACCGCCGAAGATCTGTACAATAATGTAAAGATTTTTTTGTCAGGAAAACAAGTCTTTACGTTTGCCTTTAGTTCTGATGGACTGATAAGAAACTTTACAGAAGAAATTGCCCGAAATAATGATAACAAGATAGAATATTATACCAATTCCTTAAATAATCATCTTGTTACAAGCAAGAAACCCCTTGACCCTGATATTCTCGACATATTTATCATTGACCTTGACGGTATGGTGATCAGTTCAACAGATTCCAGCATATTAGGTAGTAATGTCTCTAATGAAACATATTTTTCAGAGACAATCAGAAGCGGATCTAACATAACTGATATACGTTGCTCTTCAGAAGACGTACACAATGCGTTCTTTGATGTAGCCAGGATCATTTTAAGAAATGGAGGAGAGGAACCAATTGGCATAATTGTTAATAGATATAACGGCCAGTGTCTCGATAGCGCTATCAGTTTAAGGAAAAAAGAAGGGTCTGTAGAGAACAAACGACTGGATGGATTAGGTGAAAGTGGAGAGATGTATATAGTAAATAAAGATAAAGTAATGATTACTGGATCAAGATTCATAAAAGATGCCATGTATAAACAGGTTGTTAATACGGAAGGTGTTAGCGAGGCACTCAATAATAGAATGGTTATGACCGGTATATACTCTGACTACAGAAATATACCAGTGCTCGGGGTCTATAAATACTTTGAAGAGATGGATTGGGTTTTAGTGGCAAGCAAAAGTGTCTCTGAAGCCTTTGCTCCGACTTCATATTTAAGAAACGTTGCAATCATTATTGGAGCTACCGGCATTATAGCTATTGTACTGGTTGCCGTCTTTAGTTCTAAAGGAGTTACTGCCTCTTTAGCGAAAGCGACAGAAGTAACCAGGAGAATTGCAAGAGATGATTTAGCGGGTCCGATAATGGACTATAAAAGTATGGATAATATTAAGAAACTGGGAACGCTGATTAATTCAGAGTTGAATAAACACTTGAAAGCAAGTTCTTATAACATCCGTTCCATTAAGAATGACGATATGCCTTTATTTAAGTTAAAAAGGAGTAGTGAAGAATGGACAATAACCTTTGATGCAATTCCTGATATTATTACAATCCATGACAAGAATTCTAAAATTGTCAGGGCAAATAAAGCATTTTACGAAGAGTTTAACATAGATGAAAAACATCTATATGACAAAAAATGCTCTGAGATATTTCGTTGCACAGACAAAGCATTACATCATTGTTCAATTACAAAATGCATGAGGAATTTAAAACCTGTATATGAAGAATTTGATGATCCCATTACTGGAGGAATTCACCTCCTGCTGATATACCCTCTTCTTGATGAGGAAGGTTTATTTCAAGGTGCCATTAGACAACAGAAAAATATAACAGAAAAGAAAAAAATTGATCTAGAGTTAAAAAGAGCAAAAGAATTTTCAGAAAACATGATAGAGACTGCCCAGGATGCCATTGTCTCTATTTCCGAAGAAGGAATAGTTAGAGTCTGGAATCGCTCCGCAGAAAAGATTTTCGGATATTCAAGGAGTGAGATAATAGGTCAACCGATAACAACCATTATTCCAGAAAGATATAGAAAAAGACATGAGAATGGAATAAAACGTTTTCTGCACACTGGCCAATTCAAATTCATTAACAAGCCATTTGAGGCTTTTGGAAAGACAAAAGAGGGAAAGGAAATCCCGATAGAATTATCTTTGTCTACTCAGAAACTTGAAAACAAACAATATTCTTTTACGGGAATAATCAGGGATAGAACCTTTGAAATGAACATAAAAAATGAATTGATAGCACAGGCAAAAAAATTAAAGGAGTACAGCCTTTTACTGGAAGAAAAAGTAGATGTGAGAACTATTGAGTTAAGAGAAGCAAATAAGAAACTTCAAGAAAAAGATCAACGGAAGACAGAATTTTTATCCGTAGCATCACACGAATTAAGAACACCCCTTGCTGCGGTTTTAGGCTATGCAGCGATTATAAACAATAGACTTCGAGATACAGTTTTCCCAAATGTTAAAACTGAGGACAACAAGGTTATACAGTCAATAAGAAAAGTGAAAAGAGGCCTTGACACCATAATATTAGAGGGTAAAAGGTTGACAGATCTTATAAACGATCTTCTTGATATAGAAAAAATAGAAAGCGGAGAAATGGAGTGGAAAATGGCACACGTTTCAGTGACTGAGCTTATGCAACGAGCAAAAACTCTCACTCATAGTTATTTTGAAGAAAACAGTTGTGAGTTAATAATTGATATCGAGGACGAATTGCCTGAAGTTGTGGTTGACAAGAACAGACTGGAACAGGTTGTTCTTAATCTGATTTCAAATGCAATTAAGTTCACAGAGAATGGGTCCATTACATGCAAGGCAAGGAAGCTAAATAACGAAATAACCGTAAGTGTAATAGATACAGGTAAGGGTATACCTGAAGGTGACCATGAGAAGATATTTGATAAATTCAAACAATCTGGCACAGCTATTAAAGGAAAGCAGAAAGGAACAGGTCTTGGGTTACCAATCTGTAAAGAAATTGTAAAGCATCATGGTGGCAGGATATGGGTAGAAAGTAAACCGGGAAAGGGAAGTACATTCTCGTTTACCCTGCCTCTGTAATATTAAAGAATAATGCATGGAAGGCCACTTATATTTTTAATGGATAACCATATGATTGAATGGAATGACAAATATAGTGTGAACATATCTCTAATCGATGAACAGCACAAAAAACTTTTTGAGATTATCAATAAGGCGATTATAGCGAAAAAACACGGTAGGACGACAAAAGATGTATTGGAAATATTAGATGAAATGACTGAATATGCTCTTGAACATTTTGAACTTGAAGAACGTTATATGAAAGAGTTTAATTTTACCGGGTATAAGACTCATAGAAATGAGCACATCGATTTTACCAACAATAGTTTAGATTATAAAAACAGGGTAGTTGGCGGTGATTCTGAAATTATCAATGAAATCCTTGAATATTTAAAGCAATGGTTAGTTAAACACATTCAAGTAACTGACAAGAAATACATAAGATGTTTTAAGGAAAACGGTATTAAGTAAATCAATACAGGTATTTTGTATAACAACGTAACAATAATCTGGAATTTTAATTGTAAAAAATTATGAAAAAAGTAAATTGGATTAATAATGACGAGTCGCATTAATCCGGTTTGAAATAAACTAAAAACGATGAAACAACTTTCCTTTCGAAACCAGAGTTAATGTTTTTGTGATTAATGGCAGGAGTGTGATGCCGGGCATCATTTGAGAGATCAACATGCAAAATCAATCAGACGACAGTATTAAGGCAACTAACAAATATCTGGAACAACGTGTGCTAAGGAGTTCAGACAATCTGTTAAACGTAAACAGAATACTACAAAAAGAACTTGACAAACGTAAACTTTTGGAACAAGAGCTACTTATAAGCAAGAAGACTTTGGGAGCGGTTTTTAACGGAATACAAGATGGTATATGTATTATAGACTTAGAATATAATATTATAAAAGCAAACAGGACAATGGAAAAATGGTATTCTCACAGTTTGCCACTCGTCAAACAAAAATGTCACAATGTATTTTACGGGAAATCCGAGCCTTGCTTAGACTGCCCTGTTATTAGAACATTTAACAATGACACATATGAGTATGAATTGATAACGTATACAGGACCAAAAGAGGGAATTAATTTTCTTGAGAGGCATACTTTTCCTTTAAAAGATGACAAGAATAATATTACCGGCCTTGTTGAATACGTTCGTGACATAACAAAGTATAAAAAAGCGGAGAAGACGCTGGAGGAACAGAAAAAGGATTTAGAACTAAAGAATAATGCCATGAGAGAAGTTCTTGGACAAATTGAGATTGAAAAGAAACAGATGGAAGACAATATAATAGTCAATGCAGAAAATCTACTATTACCAATAATTCAAAAACTTAAACTAAAAGGAGAATTAAGCAAGTATATTGATTTATTACAAAAAAACATACGGGAGTTAACCTCTTCTTTTGGAATAAAACTAACTGAAATAGAATCAAAATTAACGTCTAGAGAAATAGAGATTTGCGATATGATAAGAAATGGTCTTACAAGCAAAGAAATTGCAGGCCTTTTAAATATAACCTATGGAACTGCAGAAAGGCATCGCGCCAATATTAGAAATAAATTAGGTATTGTTGGTAAAAATGTTAACCTCTCGTCTTTTCTGAAAACGCTATAACGTAACAGGCAACAGTCTAAAGATGGGCACGCTTCGCTTTGCCCATCCTACATAAAACCGTCTTTATGAATGCATCTTTTAGGTAAATCCATAATCTCATGACTCACTTTATCCAGGTCCGCATCAAACTCCCTTAAATCACGGTAAATTTCCTCCCGCCTGTTTTTTTCTCGACACATTACATGATATACTGATCCGTCATATTCAATTCGTGGCTTCCCTGGCATAAATAAAAATATAGCAATATCAAGAAACACTGCCAATGCTTATTTGCAATGACTGACCCTGATCCATTAATTATTTTCAACAATCTTTGACCCATCTCTGCTTATAACTGGACGAAGTAACTCTTTAGGAATCTTTACCTTCTGTAATAGTAAAAACTTGACATTTAAGAGGTAAGCGGCACTATACATTATGATTTCAGCTATTTCATCTACATGCCTGTTTCTCCATTTCTCTAATTTACTCCCTTTTACCCATTGATTAAATGACCCTAATGCGGGGCTACAATGTACTTGATAATCAACTCTATTCTCAGGATCTCCTTCAAAAGCAAGTTTAGTTGTATGATAGAAATACCAACGGAAGATTAAAGCCATTTTATGTTTAGGGTTTTTTTCTGCTTTTTCAATTTCTAAAGGCGCTATTTTACTAAAATATTCTTTTGTTTCTTCATATACCTGATCGAAACTTCTCTTGAAGTAGTTGTTTTCAATCTGTTTCTTTGTTTTTGCGTCTATCTCATCTACGCTGTTACAAAACTTATACAACTGAAATAATTTATTTGCCCTGGCGGGGAAAAATACCCCTTTTTTCAGTACCTGCACCTTTGCCCCTAACTCAAACATATCTCCAGCCGGTGCAAATTCAGTATCCTGAATATTCATATCAGCCAGCAAGTCTTTCACCTGATCGCTGATTCCTGCCTCAACAGTGCATTGGTTTATAGAACCGGTAACCACATAATCAACCCCCATCATAAAAGCAGCAAGAATTGCATGTGGTGTTCCCAGCCCACCAGCAGCCCCAACACGTATTTCTTCGGGATATCCGTGCTGTTCCATCGCTCCATCTCTCATCGTCATAATAGCAGGGATCAATGCATAAGCAACACCATTATCAGTATGCCCGCCGGAATTGGCTTCTGCGGTAATATCAGAGGCCATGGGGATTTTAGCAGATAATTCAGCTTCT
The DNA window shown above is from Candidatus Scalindua japonica and carries:
- a CDS encoding FAD-dependent oxidoreductase gives rise to the protein MIKKFIKNKYVNDHYRVGIISGGYGGLTAALNLNASRFCVTLFDQKKKFNWLPDIHELVSGMKRECDLQFSLEGRLLQLGHTFCNKSVTSIDPDCKQLVTEQAKNLSV
- a CDS encoding ATP-binding protein; this translates as MNIKNKILSRFLFPSILTIIVLIVFCYIYSYKVVRKNTYYQLEITAEDLYNNVKIFLSGKQVFTFAFSSDGLIRNFTEEIARNNDNKIEYYTNSLNNHLVTSKKPLDPDILDIFIIDLDGMVISSTDSSILGSNVSNETYFSETIRSGSNITDIRCSSEDVHNAFFDVARIILRNGGEEPIGIIVNRYNGQCLDSAISLRKKEGSVENKRLDGLGESGEMYIVNKDKVMITGSRFIKDAMYKQVVNTEGVSEALNNRMVMTGIYSDYRNIPVLGVYKYFEEMDWVLVASKSVSEAFAPTSYLRNVAIIIGATGIIAIVLVAVFSSKGVTASLAKATEVTRRIARDDLAGPIMDYKSMDNIKKLGTLINSELNKHLKASSYNIRSIKNDDMPLFKLKRSSEEWTITFDAIPDIITIHDKNSKIVRANKAFYEEFNIDEKHLYDKKCSEIFRCTDKALHHCSITKCMRNLKPVYEEFDDPITGGIHLLLIYPLLDEEGLFQGAIRQQKNITEKKKIDLELKRAKEFSENMIETAQDAIVSISEEGIVRVWNRSAEKIFGYSRSEIIGQPITTIIPERYRKRHENGIKRFLHTGQFKFINKPFEAFGKTKEGKEIPIELSLSTQKLENKQYSFTGIIRDRTFEMNIKNELIAQAKKLKEYSLLLEEKVDVRTIELREANKKLQEKDQRKTEFLSVASHELRTPLAAVLGYAAIINNRLRDTVFPNVKTEDNKVIQSIRKVKRGLDTIILEGKRLTDLINDLLDIEKIESGEMEWKMAHVSVTELMQRAKTLTHSYFEENSCELIIDIEDELPEVVVDKNRLEQVVLNLISNAIKFTENGSITCKARKLNNEITVSVIDTGKGIPEGDHEKIFDKFKQSGTAIKGKQKGTGLGLPICKEIVKHHGGRIWVESKPGKGSTFSFTLPL
- a CDS encoding bacteriohemerythrin — translated: MIEWNDKYSVNISLIDEQHKKLFEIINKAIIAKKHGRTTKDVLEILDEMTEYALEHFELEERYMKEFNFTGYKTHRNEHIDFTNNSLDYKNRVVGGDSEIINEILEYLKQWLVKHIQVTDKKYIRCFKENGIK
- a CDS encoding LuxR C-terminal-related transcriptional regulator is translated as MQNQSDDSIKATNKYLEQRVLRSSDNLLNVNRILQKELDKRKLLEQELLISKKTLGAVFNGIQDGICIIDLEYNIIKANRTMEKWYSHSLPLVKQKCHNVFYGKSEPCLDCPVIRTFNNDTYEYELITYTGPKEGINFLERHTFPLKDDKNNITGLVEYVRDITKYKKAEKTLEEQKKDLELKNNAMREVLGQIEIEKKQMEDNIIVNAENLLLPIIQKLKLKGELSKYIDLLQKNIRELTSSFGIKLTEIESKLTSREIEICDMIRNGLTSKEIAGLLNITYGTAERHRANIRNKLGIVGKNVNLSSFLKTL